CCTCGACGCCGACCACCACGGGCTGGACGAGGTGAAGGACCGGATCACCGAGTACCTCGCCGTCCGGGCCCGCCGCGCCGAGCGCGGCCTCGAGGTCGTCGGCGGCCGCGGCTCCGGAGCCGTCGTGCTGCTGGCCGGACCTCCCGGAGTCGGCAAGACCTCGCTCGGCGAGTCCGTCGCGCGGGCCCTGGGCCGCAGGTTCGTCCGCGTCGCGCTCGGTGGAGTCCGCGACGAGGCGGAGATCCGCGGCCACCGGCGCACGTACGTCGGCGCGCTGCCCGGCCGCGTCGTGCGGGCCATCAAGGAGGCCGGCTCGATGAACCCGGTCGTGCTGCTCGACGAGGTCGACAAGGTCGGCTCCGACTACCGGGGGGACCCGGCGGCGGCCCTGCTCGAGGTCCTCGACCCCGCGCAGAACCACACCTTCCGCGACCACTACCTCGAGCTCGACCTCGACCTGTCCGACGTGCTGTTCATCGCGACGGCCAACGACATCGGCTCGATCCCGGCCGCGCTTCTCGACCGCATGGAGCTGGTCTCCATCGACGGCTACACCGAGGAGGACAAGGTCGCGATCGCCCGCGACTTCCTGGTCCCGCGCCAGCTCGAGCGGGCTGCGCTGTCGCCCGACGAGGTGACCATCACCGACGAGGCGTTGCGCGAGATCGCGGCGAACTACACCCGCGAGGCCGGCGTGCGCCAGGTCGAGCGGCTGCTCGCCAAGGCGTTCCGCAAGGCCACCGCCCGGCTGGCGTCGGGCGCGGCCGACCGCGTCGACATCGGCGTCGACTCCCTGGTCGAGCTGATCGGCCGGCCGCGGTTCACCCCCGACGTCGAGGAGCGCACGTCGGTCCCCGGTGTCGCCACCGGGCTCGCGGTCACGGGCATGGGCGGAGACGTCCTGTACGTCGAGACCTCGGTCGCCGCGGGGGAGACGGGCCTGACGGTCACGGGTCAGCTGGGCGACGTGATGAAGGAGTCGGCGCGGATCGCGCTCTCGTGGGTGCGCTCGCACGCCGCCGAGCTCGGCATCCCGGCCGAGGCCTTCGAGCGGTCGATCCACGTGCACTTCCCCGCGGGCGCGGTGCCCAAGGACGGGCCGTCCGCCGGCGTCACCATGGTCACCGCGCTGGTCTCGCTGCTGACCGGTCGCCCGGTCCGCTCGGACATCGCGATGACCGGCGAGGTCACCCTGTCCGGCCGGGTGCTCCCGATCGGCGGGGTGAAGCAGAAGCTGCTCGCCGCCCAGCGTGCCGGCGTCGCCGAGGTGTTCATCCCCGAGCGCAACCGCCCCGACCTGGACGACGTCCCGGCCGAGATCCTGGAGGCGCTGACCGTCACCCCCGTGGGTGCGGTCACCGAGATCCTGGAGCGGGCGCTCGTGGTCGCGGACACCGCCTCGGCCGCGGCCTGACCTGCCTGCGTCGCAACGACCGGGTTCGTCGTGGGATCAGCCGATCCCCGGCGAGCTCGGTCGTTGCGACGTCCACGCTCAGGCGCCGGCGAGGTCCTCGGCGTCGATGATCCGGTAGGCGTAGCCCTGCTCGGCCAGGAACCGCTGCCGGTTCTGGGCGAACTCCGCGTCGACGGTGTCGCGCGCGACGATCGTGTAGAAGTGCGCGACCTTCCGCTCGCCACCGGGCCCCGGGGGCCCCGGGCGGAGCAGGCGGCCGAGCCGCTGCGCCTCCTCCTGCCGCGAGCCGAACGACCCGGACACCTGGATCGCGACCTCGGCGGTCGGCAGGTCGATCGAGAAGTTCGCGACCTTCGAGACGACCAGCAGCCCGATCTCGCCGGAGCGGAAGCCGTCGAAGAGGCGTTGCCGCTCCTTGACCGTGGTCTGCCCGGTGATCACCGGCGCGTCCAGCGCGGTGGCCAGCTCGTCGAGCTGCTCGAGGTACTGGCCGATGACCAGCGTCGGCTGCCCGGCGTGCCGGGCCACGAGGTCCCGCACCACGCCCAGCTTCTCCGGCGTGCACGCGGCCAGCCGGTAGCGCTCCTCCGGGTCGGCGGTCGCGTACGACATCCGCGACGCGTCCGGGAGCGAGACCCGCACCTCGATGCAGTCGGCGGGCGCGATCCAGCCCTGCGCCTCGATGTCCTTCCACGGGGCGTCGTAGCGCTTCGGTCCGATCAGCGAGAACACGTCGCCCTCGCGGCCGTCCTCGCGCACCAGCGTCGCGGTCAGCCCGATCCGCCGCCGCGCCTGCAGGTCGGCGGTCATCCGGAAGATCGGCGCCGGCAGCAGGTGCACCTCGTCGTAGACGATCAGGCCCCAGTCGCGCGCGTCGAACAGCTCGAGGTGCGGGTAGACGCCCTTCCGCTTGGTCGTGATGACCTGGTACGTCGCGATGGTGACCGGCCGGATCTCCTTGACGGTGCCGGAGTACTCGCCGATCTCGTCCTCGGTCAGTGACGTGCGGCGCACCAGCTCGTCCTTCCACTGCCGGGCGCTCACCGTGTTGGTGACCAGGATCAGCGTGGTCGCCTGCGCATGGGCCATGGCCGCCGCGCCGACCAGCGTCTTGCCGGCGCCGCAGGGCAGGACGACGACGCCCGACCCGCCGTGCCAGAACGACTCGGCCGCGTCGCGCTGGTAGTCGCGCAGCGTCCAGTCCTCCTCGGCCAGCGCGATGGGGTGCGCCTCGCCGTCGACGTAGCCGGCGTAGTCCTCGGCCGGCCAGCCCAGCTTGAGCAGCGCCTGCTTGAGGTTGCCCCGCTCCGAGGGGTGGACCGCGACGGTGTCGTCGTCGATCCGGGCGCCGAGCATGCCGGCGACCTTCTTGGCGCGCAGCACCTCCTCGAGCACCGGCCGGTCGCTGGAGGCCAGCACCAGCCCGTGCACGGGGTGCTTCTCGAGCCGCAGCCGGCCGTAGCGCGCCATCGTCTCGGCGACGTCGACCAGCAGCGCGTGGGGGACCGGGTAGCGCGACCAGGTCAGCAGCGTGTCGACGACCTGCTCCGCGTCGTGGCCGGCGGCCCGGGCGTTCCACAGACCCAGCGGCGTCAGCCGGTAGGTGTGGATGTGCTCGGGGGAGCGCTCCAGCTCGGCGAACGGTGCGATCGCCTTGCGGCACTCGGCGGCCTGCGGGTGGTCGACCTCCAGCAGCAGCGACTTGTCCGACTGCACGATCAGGGGTCCGTCTGTCACCGCACGAGTTTACGAGACGGGGACCACCCGGCTGATCCGGTGCACGGGATACCGGCGCTCGGCGTCCGGGTCGTCGTCGGCCGCGTCGGCGTCGAACGCCGTGAGCTGGCCGCCCTCGACCATCAGTGGCAGCACCGCCCGCTCCGAGACGACCCCCTGGTTGTCGGTGAACCCGATGAGGACCACGCCCCGCCGCTCGATCGCCTCGCGCAGCGCCGAGAGCACACCCCCGCCTGCGGTGGAGGCCGACGCTGGCCGTGATCGCGCAGCCTCGTCGCCCTCACGCATCGTCGCGACCGCGGCGACGACCTGGGCGGCCTGGCGGGCCGTCGCCCGTGCCGCGTCGGCGCTCTCCCGGGTCCGCGGGGTGCGGGCACGCAGCGAGTCCGTGGCGCCGACCCGGACCACGCCGTCCGGTCCCTCGACCACGGGGGCCAGGCCGAGCTCGCGCAACCGCGGGAGCAGCACGTCGATCGGCAGCGTCGAGACGACGACGGTCGGGGCGATCCGCTGCAGCCCGAGCGCCGAGGCCTTCGGGTGGTTGACGAGCGCGGCCAGCGCCGCCTCGTCCTCGGAGCGCACGAAGGACGACGCCAGACCGACGCGCAGCCGGCCGAAGGAACGGACCACGTCGTCGATCAGGTAGCTCAGCGGCTGCGGGACCGGCGTGCGGGACGCGGCGAGCACGAACGCGTGCAGCTCGGCCGCGGTCCAGCCGGCGTCCAGCGCACGTCGTACGGAGTCGGCGGTGAAGCGGTAGACCGTCGCGGCGCCGTGCGAGTCCACGTCGGCGACCTGCTGCAGCTGCCGCGCCAGGTCCGGCTCGAGCGGGCCGGGCGCGACGGCGGTCAGGTCGGCCTGGATCAGCACGTGGTCGACGGGCGGTGGCAGCAGCTCGGCCAGCGCGGGCGTCGGGTCCTCGCCGGCCAGCAGCAGCCGGGCGTACGACGCCAGCACGTCCGCGCCCGTCAGGCCGAGGACGGCCGCCTCGGCGACCGCCCACGCCACCAGGTCGGGACGGGTCCGGGGCCGGCGCGGCCGCTCCCACGCGACCCGCGCGACCAGCGACGGCAGGCCGGTGCCGGCGGCGAGGCCGTGGCCCTCGGGCAGGTCGGCGAGGACGGCGAGCGCCATCGCCTTGGCCTCGGGCATCCCGGCCGCCGACAGCTCGGGGGTCAGCGCGTTCCACGGCTTCTGGTCTGGGCCGCGCTCGCCGACCAGCGACGGCAGCCGCGGGCTCGACAGCCAGGCCCGGGCCAGCACGGTCCACCGCTCGGCGACCGGGCGCTCGGCCCACTCGTCGAACGCCGACGTCGGCACCCACACCGGGTTCCCGTCGGCGTCCGCCCGCGTGCCGGCCAACCCGGCCTCGTGCGCGAGCTCGACGATCAGGGCGGCCTCGGGCTCGGAGACCTGCAGCTGGTTCGCAGCCGCCCTCAGCTCGCGGACCCCGAGGCCCGTGGTGCGCAGCGCGGCCGCCGGGCGGGTGCCCCACCACTCGAGGAGCAGTCCGACGCGTCGTACGACGTCCGTGGCGGCGCCCAGCGCGGCGCTCGCCGCCAGCCGTGGCGACCGCTCCTCCGACGCGACCGGTGGCGCGACGTCGACCGGCTCGGTCGTCGTACGGCCACCGCGGACCGCGATCCCGACCTCGCCGGGCACGACCAGCAGGCCCGACAGGAGGGACCCGCCCGGCACCAGCAGCCGGTGCGCGACGAGCAGCTCGGCAGGCGTGTCCGCGTCCTCCGGGCGCAGCCCGACCCGGACCGACCCGGACTTGGCCGTGCCCCCCTCGGCGATGACGTGGTCGAGCAGCGCGCGGGCGCCCGGCGGCAGCGCCGCCAGCGCCTCAGCGATCTCCTCGGGCGCACGCGGGGCGGCCGTCCGCGGTCGCAGCCCGCTGACGCCGGCATCGGGTCCGCCGACCATCGCGTCGGCGACGCCGCTCAGTGCCCGCAGACCCTCGGGGGAGTCCCACGCGACCGCGAGGTCGCGCAGCCGGGCGAGTGTCGTGGCGACGTACGCCGGCTCGGCGCGGACGATCGCGGCGAGTTCTGGATCGGTGGTTTGACCGGCGACGACGAGGGCATCCAGTACCGAGAGCTCGCCTCGGGTGAGGCCGTCGAGCGCGCGAGCGATCGAGTTCCTCACCGCAGCGCGGGACGCAAGTTGTCCGAAGTCGTGAGGGGCAGGGGTGGCCAGGTCGGGACGAGCGGTGAGCAGGCGCTGGAGCCGATCGTCGGGCCACGACCGCAGCTGGTCGGCCAACGACCGGTGTCCGCTCGGTCCCGCTCCCACGGTGCCAACGCTAGGGCACGCATGAAGCGGGTCGAGCTGCAGCACGGTGCCGCGACCGACGTCGGCCGGGTCCGGCAGGTCAACGAGGACGCCTTCCTCGCCGATCCGCCCGTCTTCGCGGTGGCCGACGGGATGGGCGGGCACGACCGCGGTGACGTCGCCAGCCGGTACGCCGTCGAGGAGCTCGCGCACCTCGCGCACCGCAGCTACGAGCTCGAGGACGGCACCACCGCCGTCGACGCCGCGCTCCAGGCCGCCCAGGACCGACTGCTCGCCTACGACGAGGAGCAGCGCGCGGCCGGCGCCGGCGACGGCTTCGCGGCCGGGACCACCGTCGTGCTCGCCCTGCTCGTGGAGTCGGTGGACGGGCCGCACTGGCTGCTCGCCAACGTCGGCGACTCCCGGATCTACCGGTGGAACGACGGGGAGCTCGAGCAAGTCAGCGTCGACCACAGCCTGGTCCAGGAGCTGGTCGACGCCGGCCGGATCTCGCCCGACGACGCGGCCGTGCACCCGAACCGCAACGTCATCACCCGCGCCCTGGGCGGCGCGGCGATGCCGGGCGCCGTGAGCGGCGCCGCCGACTACTACCTGCTGCCCCTCGCGGCCGCCGAGCGGCTGCTGCTGTGCTCGGACGGGGTCAGTGGCATGGTGGACGACGTGACCATCGCCTCGATCCTCGCCGAGCACGACGACCCGCGCGATGCCGCGGACGCCCTCGTCGCCGCCGCGGTCGCCGCGGGCGGGCACGACAACGCCACGGCGGTCGTGGTCGATGTGGTGGGATTGGCACACGTTGACCCGTACGACTCGCGCACGCAGCGGCTGAGTCTGGAGCAGAAGTTGGGGGCCCTCCCATGAGCGAGACCGGCACTGCCTGGTCGTACCGGACCGGCACGTGGTTCGCGGTCTTCGGACCCGAGGCCGCCATCGTCCTGCCGCAGTCGCAGAAGGACCAGGTCGTCGCTCTGTGGGCGATGGTCGACGGCGGCGCCGGCTTCGACGAGGTGCTCGACGGCCTGCTCGCCTCGGGACTGAGCCGGATCCCCGGCTTCGTGCTGGTCTCCACCGACGAGGGCCCGACCCGCTTCCTGCTGCGCGGCGCCGACGTGGTCGCCACCGTCACCGCTGCCGGGGAGACCGTGACCGTCGACGGCGGCGCCAGCCACACCTGGGTCGAGCGCAGCCTCGACGACGTCACCGCGCTGAGCATCAGCCTCCCGGCGGGCGACGGCGAGGTCGACGACACCGACTTCCCGATCCTCACCGGGCTGGTCCGGGTCGGCCGGATCGACCGCCCGGCCGTCGAGACCGCTGCGGCCGCACCTGCGCCGCTCGCCGAGCCCGAGCCGGTCGCCGAGCCGGAGGCTGCTGCCGAGCCGGAGCCCGAGCCCGAGCCGGAACCCGAGCTCGAGCCGGAGCCCGAGCCGGAGCCCGCCGTCGAGTCCCAGCCCGCGCCCGCACCTTCGCTGGGCGGCGCGCACCTCGCGCTCGACGAGCCCAGCCCGCTCGACGAGCGTGCGTCGGCGGTGACCGAGGCGGCATACCTCGACGACGGCCCCGCCACCGAGGTGATGGACGTCGTCGACGAGTCGATGGACGAGCCACTCGCCGAGGCACCCCAGGAGCCCGCGCCCGACGGCTGGGTGACCCCGTGGGACACCCCCGGGGCCGACGGCGCCGTCACCGACGACGCCGACGACGCCGCGGACCCGCTCGACGAGCCGCCGACGCCCGCCGTACCCGCCCCGTCGTTCCCGCCGCTGGGCGGTGCGACCGAGGTCGCGCCGCCGGGCTGGGTGCCGCCCCCGCCGCCGGGCCCGCCCGCGCCGCCCGTTCCCGGGGCACCCGACCTGCCCGACGCACCGCCGCTGCCGGTCGGCTCGTGGGAGCCGGTGGGAGGGGTCTCCGCGCCGCCGGGCCCCGGCATCGAGCACGACGGCTTCACCGTCGCGGGCGCCGGCGAGCCGCCGGCACCGCTGGTCCCGCCGGTGCCCGGCACCCCCGCCGCGCCGCCGGTCACCCAGCCGGTCGCCAAGCTCCTGGTCTCCGACGGCCAGTCGATCATCGTCGACCGGGCGGTCCTGATCGGCCGGGCACCGGAGGCCCGCCGGTTCACCTCGACCGAGCAGCCGACCCTCGTCACGGTCCCCAGCCGGCTCCACGAGATCTCCTCCACGCACGTCGAGGTCCGTCCCGGCACCGGCGCCGACCTCGGCACCGCCGTCGTGACCGACATGGGCTCGACGAACGGCACCGTCCTGGTGCAGCCGGGCCTCGGTCCGGAGGACCTCAAGCCCGGAATCGCCGTCCAGCTGATCCCCGGAGCCACCATCAACCTCGGTGACGGGATCACCATCCAGGTCACCCGTCCCTGACCCTGCCGCTACTCGGAGCGCCCTGCATGTCGCACGTCCCCACCCCGCCACCCCTCGCCGCCGGTGATCTGCGTCCGGCGGAGATGGAGCGACGGTTCACCGCCTTCGTCATCGACCGGGCGGTGGGCTGGGGCGTCGCCGCAGCGGCCGCCGTCGGCGTGTGGCGGCTGGTCGACCCCGACAACGGTGCAGTCGTCGTGCTCACATTCCTCGGCGTCGCGGCGCTGGTCGGGCTGGTGCTCGCCGTCCTGGTCGGTACGACGGGACTGACCCCGGGCAAGGCGGCCACCGGACTGCGGGTGGTGCGGCGCACGACGGGCCGCCCGATCGGCGTCGGCGCCGCCCTGCTGCGGGCGATCGTGCTCGGCATCGCCGGGCTGCCCACCGCCGGGCTCGGCCTGGCCACCTTCGCCTGGACCGCCGCGATGGACCCCGCGCGCCAGCGCCGCGGGCTGCACGACCGGATCGGCGACGCGATGGTCGTCGACGTCCGACCGGTCGAGGTCGAGGTGGCGCCGGTGGTCGAGCGGCCGCAGCAGATCGTGAACCTCACCGCCATGCGGCTGCTGCCCTCGCCGGTCGAGGAGCACCCCACGCCGATCCCGGAGCCCACGCCCCCGACGCCCACCCCGACGCCCACCCCGACGCCCACCCCGACGCCCGTGCCCGCACCGGTCGCGACGCCAGCTCCAGCACCGGCTCCCGTCGCATCTCCGGTCCCCGCTCCCGCGCCGGTCCCGGCCGCCGGGCCGGCCCCGGTTCCCCAGGCCCGCCCGACGCCGCCGGCACCGCCGCCGGCCGCTGCTGCGGCCGCCGCGCCCCGGGTCCCGGTCGAGCAGACCCGTGTGCGTCCCGAGCCCGGCGCCGACCCGGCAGCGGTGCCGCCGAGCCCCGCGACGGTGCGGTGGCGGGTGGCGTTCGACACCGGGGAGGCGTTCGTCGTCGAGGGGCTCGCGCTCGTCGGCCGACGCCCGGAGCCGCGGCCGGGGGAGGAGGCGCGGCACGTCGTCCCCCTGCGCTCCTCCGACATGTCGCTGTCCAAGACCCACGCCCAGTTCCAGGTGGCCCCGGACGGTGCGCTCGTGGTGATGGACCGCGGGTCGACCAACGGCTCCTACGTCATCCGCAAGGGCATGTCGCGCTCGCTGTCGCCCGGCCGGCCGAGCACGCTGCTCGCCGGTGACGAGGTGCGCTTCGGCGACCGCACGATGCGGGTCGAGCGCGAGTCCTGAGCGTCGGGACTCAGGCCGAGGCCCACTCCCGGCGCAGCAACCCGTAGACCGCGGTGTCGCTCCACGTCCCGTCGCGGTCGGCATAGTCCTCGCGGGTGTGCGCCTCGTGGCGCATCCCGAGCCGCTCGCACAGCCGCGCCGAGGCGAGGTTGCGCGGGTCGAGCCGCGCCATCAGCCGGTGGAGGGGGTAGTGCGTGAACGCCAGGTCCACCAGTGCCCGGGCCGCCTCGGTCGCGAAGCCGCGGCCGGCGTGCTCGGGCGCGAACACCCAGCCCAGCTCGCCGATCCCCGGCGGGTCGCTCTCCCCGTGGCGGTCGGTGAAGCGCAGCATCAGGTCGCCGACGAGCACGCCGTCGTGGACCGCGGCCAGGGCCAGGATCTCGCCGGGCACCGACGGCGCCGTACCGGCGACGAGCCGCTCCATCCGTCCGGCCAGCCCCTCGGCGTCGAGCGCCGGGAACGGCAGGTAGCGGGTCACCTCGGGATCGGAGCAGTACGCGCCGATCGCCGCACCGTCCGAGGCCACGATGGTCCTCAGCACCAGCCGCTCGGTCGTGAGGGGCAGGGGCGGTGCCGGCAGCACGGGGGCGGTCAATTCGGTTGCCACGTCGGTGAGAATAGGTGGCGGCACGGACACTACGATGTGCCGCGCGTGCGCCCGACCGGTGCGCACGCCTGCGATGACGAGAGGTTGGGCGGACCCGTGCCGACTGGCAAGGTGAAGTGGTACGACGCGGAGAAGGGCTTCGGCTTCCTCTCCCAGCAGGGCGGCGAGGACGTCTACGTCCGCGCCGACGCACTGCCCGAGGGCGTGACCACCCTCAAGGCGGGCACCCGCGTCGAGTTCGGCATCGCCCAGGGGCGGCGCGGCGAGCAGGCCCTCCAGGTCCGCGTCCTCGACGCGCCCGCGTCGGTCTCGCGCAACCAGCAGCAGGCCAAGCGCAAGAAGCCCGAGGAGATGGTCCCGATCGTCGAGGACCTGATCCGCCTGCTCGACGGCGTCGGCGAGGCCTACCGCCACGGTCGCCACCCCGATCGTCGTACGGCGCAGCCGGTGGCCAAGCTGCTGCGCGCGCTGGCCGACGAGCTGGAGTCCTGAGCGCGGTCCGGTTGCTCAGGCAGCCGGCGCCGGCCTCGGCGCGGGTCGCTGTGGCCGGCTGCGCAGCACGAACACCGCCCAGGCCGTCAGCAGCACCGCGGCGAACGCCAGCCCCACCCCGTTGACGGCGGGGTAGGACATCACGACGCCGAGGAAGCCGCCGAACACCCACGCCAGCTGCAGGGTGGTGTCGCCCTTGGCGAAGGCGCTGGCGTGCGCGCGCACGGGGACGCCGATCTGGATCGTCGAGTCGAGGGACACCTTGGCGAGGTACTGCATCAGCCCGACCGTCAGGCCGAGCGCCAGCAGGGGGAGCAGGCCGTAGAACACCGTCGCCAGCACCAGCGCGACGATGTCGGCGACGAGGGCGACCACGACCATCACGGCCGGGTTGATCCTGCGGGCGAGCGAGGCGACCACGATCCCGAGGGTGTTGCCGAGCCCGGCGGCGCCGATGACCAGGCCGACGAGCAGCGTCGAGCGGGTCTTGGTCTCCCAGCCGTCGAGGGGCTCGGTGGCCAGCACGAAGGTCATGAACATGGTCAGGAAGCCCGACAGCAGCCGGGGACCGCAGTTGGCGCGCAGCGCGAACGCGACCTTCGGGGGCAGGCCGTTGCGGCGCGCGCCCGCACCGCGTCCGCCGAGGGACTCCTCGCCGGACGACGCGTCGACCCGGCTCGGCAGCAGGATCGCGGCGATGGTGCCGATCGTGAACACGACGAAGGCGTAGCGACAGGCCCACTCCGGACCGATCCAGTACGCCGCACCGGCGAGCGGCCCGGACACGCAGGCACCGACCACGCCCGCGAGGGCGACCCGCCCGTTGGCCTTGACCAGGGTGATCTCGCTGGGCAGCAGCCGGGGGACGGCGGCAGCCTTCGCGACGCCGTAGGCCTTGGAGGAGACGAGGACGCCGAGTGCGGCGACGTAGAACCAGGGCGAGCCGTCGCCCAGGGTCCCGGCCAGCACCCAGCACAGGAACGCCCGCAGCGCGAAGGTGGCGCCGATCGCCCAGCGGCGCCCGTGGCTGAACCGGTCGAGGAAGGGGCCGATCAGCGGCGCGACGATCGCGAACGGGACCATGGTGAGGCCGAGGAACAGCAGCACCGGACCGCGCTCGCCGCTGGTCGCGCCGGCGAAGAAGACGGTGCCGGCGAGCGCGATCGCGAACGCCGAGTCGCCGGCCGCGTTGGCGGCGTGCAGCTCGATCAGCCGGTTCAGCCCGGACCGCTCGGCACCCTGCGCGCCCGCGGCCCTGCGGGCCTGGCGCACGGTCGCCCGGCTGGCCCGGCCGGTCACGGTGGCGAATCCCTTGAGCCCGCGGGCGGTCGCCTTGGCGCCGGTGCCGATGGTGGAGCCCACGGCCCGCATCGAGCCGGTCTCGGTGAGCTCCGGGCTCGGTCCGCCCCCGGCGCCCGGTGGGCTGGCCGGTGGGCTGGCCGGCGGGCGCTGGTCCGGACCGTGCGTGCTCACGCCTCTATCTTGCCTGCCCCGACGTGACGACCACCGGTGGCATGGGGGATGCTGTGCCGGTGTCCACCCTGGAGCGCAAGCTGACCGACGCCGCCACCGCCGATGCCGTGGACGCGGCACGCGCTGCGCTGCTCGAGGAGGTCGACGCGTCCGACGTGGGCGAGCACACCGGCCACCAGGTCGACGGGCTCCGCGTCGTCACCCACCTCTTCGAGTGCTCCCGCAAGGGCTACCGCGGCTGGCACTGGGCGGTCACGCTCACCCGCGCCTCCCGCCAGCGCAAGGTGACCGTGGTCGAGGTCGTGCTGCTGCCCGGCCCCGACGCGATCGTCGCCCCGGCCTGGGTGCCCTACCGCGACCGCCTGCGCCCCGGCGACATGTCGCCCGGCGACCTGCTGCCCGTCGCCGACGACGACCCGCGCCTGGTGCCGACGTACTCCTTCGGCGACGACCCGCTCGACACCGACGAGAAGGCCCAGATCCGCGCGGTCGCCAAGGACCTCGGCCTGGGCCGGGTCCGT
This genomic interval from Nocardioides kongjuensis contains the following:
- a CDS encoding PP2C family protein-serine/threonine phosphatase, with translation MKRVELQHGAATDVGRVRQVNEDAFLADPPVFAVADGMGGHDRGDVASRYAVEELAHLAHRSYELEDGTTAVDAALQAAQDRLLAYDEEQRAAGAGDGFAAGTTVVLALLVESVDGPHWLLANVGDSRIYRWNDGELEQVSVDHSLVQELVDAGRISPDDAAVHPNRNVITRALGGAAMPGAVSGAADYYLLPLAAAERLLLCSDGVSGMVDDVTIASILAEHDDPRDAADALVAAAVAAGGHDNATAVVVDVVGLAHVDPYDSRTQRLSLEQKLGALP
- a CDS encoding RDD family protein, yielding MSHVPTPPPLAAGDLRPAEMERRFTAFVIDRAVGWGVAAAAAVGVWRLVDPDNGAVVVLTFLGVAALVGLVLAVLVGTTGLTPGKAATGLRVVRRTTGRPIGVGAALLRAIVLGIAGLPTAGLGLATFAWTAAMDPARQRRGLHDRIGDAMVVDVRPVEVEVAPVVERPQQIVNLTAMRLLPSPVEEHPTPIPEPTPPTPTPTPTPTPTPTPVPAPVATPAPAPAPVASPVPAPAPVPAAGPAPVPQARPTPPAPPPAAAAAAAPRVPVEQTRVRPEPGADPAAVPPSPATVRWRVAFDTGEAFVVEGLALVGRRPEPRPGEEARHVVPLRSSDMSLSKTHAQFQVAPDGALVVMDRGSTNGSYVIRKGMSRSLSPGRPSTLLAGDEVRFGDRTMRVERES
- a CDS encoding helicase-associated domain-containing protein; its protein translation is MRNSIARALDGLTRGELSVLDALVVAGQTTDPELAAIVRAEPAYVATTLARLRDLAVAWDSPEGLRALSGVADAMVGGPDAGVSGLRPRTAAPRAPEEIAEALAALPPGARALLDHVIAEGGTAKSGSVRVGLRPEDADTPAELLVAHRLLVPGGSLLSGLLVVPGEVGIAVRGGRTTTEPVDVAPPVASEERSPRLAASAALGAATDVVRRVGLLLEWWGTRPAAALRTTGLGVRELRAAANQLQVSEPEAALIVELAHEAGLAGTRADADGNPVWVPTSAFDEWAERPVAERWTVLARAWLSSPRLPSLVGERGPDQKPWNALTPELSAAGMPEAKAMALAVLADLPEGHGLAAGTGLPSLVARVAWERPRRPRTRPDLVAWAVAEAAVLGLTGADVLASYARLLLAGEDPTPALAELLPPPVDHVLIQADLTAVAPGPLEPDLARQLQQVADVDSHGAATVYRFTADSVRRALDAGWTAAELHAFVLAASRTPVPQPLSYLIDDVVRSFGRLRVGLASSFVRSEDEAALAALVNHPKASALGLQRIAPTVVVSTLPIDVLLPRLRELGLAPVVEGPDGVVRVGATDSLRARTPRTRESADAARATARQAAQVVAAVATMREGDEAARSRPASASTAGGGVLSALREAIERRGVVLIGFTDNQGVVSERAVLPLMVEGGQLTAFDADAADDDPDAERRYPVHRISRVVPVS
- the lon gene encoding endopeptidase La — encoded protein: MTNPIQLPVLFLSDVVVLPGMVVRVELDEPARAAIDAAQIASRESGGTAQVLLAPRFEDRYASYGVVASVEKVGRFSGGEPAAVLKAGGRARIGSGVTGPGAALWVEVEPVDGGVVDDDVRALAEDYRKLVVGLLQRREAWQVADQVTRIDDPATLADTAGYAPYLSDDRKRQLLETPEVAERLRLLVEWTRDFVAESEVSDKIDADVRESLEKNQREFLLRQQLAAIRKELGEGDPEGGDDYRARVEAADVPDAVREALLREVDKLERSSDQNPEAGWIRTWLDTVLDLPWNVTTEDDTDVVAARAVLDADHHGLDEVKDRITEYLAVRARRAERGLEVVGGRGSGAVVLLAGPPGVGKTSLGESVARALGRRFVRVALGGVRDEAEIRGHRRTYVGALPGRVVRAIKEAGSMNPVVLLDEVDKVGSDYRGDPAAALLEVLDPAQNHTFRDHYLELDLDLSDVLFIATANDIGSIPAALLDRMELVSIDGYTEEDKVAIARDFLVPRQLERAALSPDEVTITDEALREIAANYTREAGVRQVERLLAKAFRKATARLASGAADRVDIGVDSLVELIGRPRFTPDVEERTSVPGVATGLAVTGMGGDVLYVETSVAAGETGLTVTGQLGDVMKESARIALSWVRSHAAELGIPAEAFERSIHVHFPAGAVPKDGPSAGVTMVTALVSLLTGRPVRSDIAMTGEVTLSGRVLPIGGVKQKLLAAQRAGVAEVFIPERNRPDLDDVPAEILEALTVTPVGAVTEILERALVVADTASAAA
- a CDS encoding DNA repair helicase XPB, which gives rise to MTDGPLIVQSDKSLLLEVDHPQAAECRKAIAPFAELERSPEHIHTYRLTPLGLWNARAAGHDAEQVVDTLLTWSRYPVPHALLVDVAETMARYGRLRLEKHPVHGLVLASSDRPVLEEVLRAKKVAGMLGARIDDDTVAVHPSERGNLKQALLKLGWPAEDYAGYVDGEAHPIALAEEDWTLRDYQRDAAESFWHGGSGVVVLPCGAGKTLVGAAAMAHAQATTLILVTNTVSARQWKDELVRRTSLTEDEIGEYSGTVKEIRPVTIATYQVITTKRKGVYPHLELFDARDWGLIVYDEVHLLPAPIFRMTADLQARRRIGLTATLVREDGREGDVFSLIGPKRYDAPWKDIEAQGWIAPADCIEVRVSLPDASRMSYATADPEERYRLAACTPEKLGVVRDLVARHAGQPTLVIGQYLEQLDELATALDAPVITGQTTVKERQRLFDGFRSGEIGLLVVSKVANFSIDLPTAEVAIQVSGSFGSRQEEAQRLGRLLRPGPPGPGGERKVAHFYTIVARDTVDAEFAQNRQRFLAEQGYAYRIIDAEDLAGA
- a CDS encoding cold-shock protein, yielding MPTGKVKWYDAEKGFGFLSQQGGEDVYVRADALPEGVTTLKAGTRVEFGIAQGRRGEQALQVRVLDAPASVSRNQQQAKRKKPEEMVPIVEDLIRLLDGVGEAYRHGRHPDRRTAQPVAKLLRALADELES
- a CDS encoding GNAT family N-acetyltransferase, which gives rise to MATELTAPVLPAPPLPLTTERLVLRTIVASDGAAIGAYCSDPEVTRYLPFPALDAEGLAGRMERLVAGTAPSVPGEILALAAVHDGVLVGDLMLRFTDRHGESDPPGIGELGWVFAPEHAGRGFATEAARALVDLAFTHYPLHRLMARLDPRNLASARLCERLGMRHEAHTREDYADRDGTWSDTAVYGLLRREWASA